From Rhizobium favelukesii, the proteins below share one genomic window:
- the gltA gene encoding citrate synthase, translating to MTEQSATLKIGDKSVDLAVKSGTIGPDVIDIGALYKHTASFTYDPGFTSTASCESKITYIDGDAGVLLHRGYPIEQLAEHGDFLEVCYLLLYGELPTAAQKKDFDYRVTHHTMVHEQMSRFFTGFRRDAHPMAVMCGCVGALSAFYHDSTDITDPHQRMVASLRMIAKMPTLAAMAYKYHVGQPFVYPKNDLDYASNFLRMCFAVPCEEYVVNPVLSRAMDRIFILHADHEQNASTSTVRLAGSSGANPFACIAAGIACLWGPAHGGANEAALNMLTEIGTVDRIPEYIARAKDKNDPFRLMGFGHRVYKNYDPRAKIMQKTTHEVLGELGVKDDPLLEVAMELERIALTDEYFIEKKLYPNIDFYSGITLKALGFPTTMFTVLFALARTVGWIAQWNEMIEDPEQRIGRPRQLYIGEPQRDYLPVSKR from the coding sequence ATGACGGAACAAAGCGCAACACTGAAAATCGGTGATAAATCAGTCGATCTCGCCGTCAAGAGCGGCACGATCGGCCCTGACGTCATTGATATCGGCGCCCTGTACAAGCACACGGCTTCCTTCACGTACGATCCTGGTTTTACCTCGACCGCATCCTGTGAATCGAAAATCACCTACATCGATGGTGATGCCGGCGTACTGCTACATCGCGGTTATCCGATCGAGCAACTTGCCGAGCATGGCGACTTCCTCGAGGTCTGCTACCTGCTCCTCTATGGCGAACTGCCGACCGCTGCGCAGAAGAAGGATTTCGACTATCGCGTCACGCATCACACGATGGTGCATGAGCAGATGAGTCGGTTCTTCACGGGCTTCCGCCGCGATGCGCATCCGATGGCCGTCATGTGCGGCTGCGTCGGTGCATTGTCGGCCTTCTACCACGACTCCACCGACATCACGGATCCGCATCAGCGCATGGTCGCAAGCCTGCGCATGATCGCCAAGATGCCGACACTTGCGGCCATGGCCTACAAGTATCACGTCGGCCAGCCCTTCGTTTACCCGAAGAACGATCTCGACTACGCCTCGAACTTCCTGCGCATGTGCTTTGCTGTTCCGTGCGAAGAATATGTCGTCAATCCGGTGCTGTCCCGCGCCATGGACCGCATCTTCATCCTGCACGCCGACCACGAGCAGAATGCATCGACCTCGACGGTCCGCCTCGCCGGCTCATCGGGCGCAAACCCGTTCGCCTGCATCGCCGCCGGCATTGCCTGCCTCTGGGGCCCGGCTCACGGCGGCGCCAATGAAGCAGCGCTGAACATGCTGACCGAGATCGGCACCGTCGACCGTATTCCCGAATACATAGCCCGCGCCAAGGACAAGAACGATCCGTTCCGTCTCATGGGCTTCGGTCATCGCGTCTACAAGAACTACGATCCGCGCGCCAAGATCATGCAGAAGACGACACACGAGGTTCTCGGCGAACTCGGCGTCAAGGACGACCCTTTGCTCGAGGTAGCAATGGAACTGGAGCGTATCGCTCTCACTGATGAATACTTCATCGAAAAGAAGCTCTATCCGAATATCGACTTCTACTCCGGCATCACGCTCAAGGCTCTGGGCTTCCCCACGACCATGTTCACCGTGCTGTTTGCTCTGGCCCGCACGGTCGGCTGGATTGCACAGTGGAACGAGATGATCGAAGACCCGGAGCAGCGTATCGGCCGTCCGCGCCAGCTCTACATCGGCGAGCCACAGCGCGATTACCTGCCGGTCTCCAAGCGCTAA
- the lpxB gene encoding lipid-A-disaccharide synthase produces the protein MSEASLKVAIVVGEVSGDLLGADLVAALKQQYQGRVELIGVGGEGLDAQGLRSLFDFSELSVMGITQVLSNLPRLVRRIRETAAAIIAAKPDVLIIVDSPDFTHRVAKRVRAALPELPVVNYVCPSVWAWKEYRAQRMLSYVDQVLAVLPFEPEVMRKLGGPPTIYVGHRLTADPNLVDARRQRAQTKPRSETDRKTVMLLPGSRSSEIMKLLPHFGDAVSELVARNGDVRFVLPTMPRRESMIRDLVKDWTTKPEILTGVEAKWQAFAEADAAMAASGTVVLELALTGVPCISAYKTDWIIKLMTSKIKTWSAALPNLITDYTVVPEYINEVVRGGSFARWMEKLSADTLPRQAMMEGFDTLWQRMQTEKPPGEYAAEIVLDVLQKKKPGHF, from the coding sequence GTGAGCGAGGCTTCGCTAAAAGTTGCTATCGTCGTTGGGGAGGTTTCGGGCGATCTTCTGGGCGCGGACCTGGTCGCGGCCCTAAAGCAGCAGTATCAAGGTCGCGTGGAGCTGATCGGCGTCGGCGGCGAGGGGCTGGACGCGCAGGGCCTGCGCTCGCTTTTCGATTTCTCCGAACTGTCGGTCATGGGCATCACGCAAGTGCTTTCGAACCTGCCGCGGCTGGTTCGACGCATTCGAGAGACGGCGGCGGCGATCATCGCGGCAAAGCCGGATGTGCTTATTATCGTCGACAGTCCCGATTTCACCCATAGGGTCGCCAAGCGCGTGCGCGCGGCGCTGCCTGAACTGCCCGTCGTCAATTATGTCTGTCCAAGCGTATGGGCGTGGAAGGAATACCGCGCGCAGCGCATGCTCTCGTACGTCGACCAGGTGCTGGCAGTCTTGCCATTCGAGCCGGAAGTGATGCGCAAGCTGGGTGGTCCGCCGACAATCTACGTTGGTCACCGTTTGACCGCCGATCCGAACCTGGTGGACGCACGACGCCAGCGGGCGCAGACGAAACCGCGAAGTGAAACCGACCGCAAGACGGTGATGTTGCTGCCCGGTTCGCGTTCGTCGGAGATCATGAAGCTGCTGCCGCATTTTGGCGATGCCGTGAGCGAGCTGGTGGCGCGCAACGGTGACGTGCGCTTCGTTTTGCCGACCATGCCACGACGCGAATCCATGATCCGTGATCTCGTCAAGGATTGGACGACCAAGCCGGAGATCCTGACGGGGGTGGAGGCGAAGTGGCAGGCATTCGCTGAAGCGGATGCGGCCATGGCCGCGTCCGGGACTGTCGTGCTGGAGCTCGCGCTGACCGGTGTTCCCTGCATTTCGGCCTACAAGACCGACTGGATCATCAAGCTCATGACCAGCAAGATCAAGACGTGGAGCGCGGCCCTTCCGAACCTGATCACGGACTACACTGTCGTGCCCGAATATATCAATGAAGTCGTCCGAGGCGGCAGCTTTGCACGCTGGATGGAGAAGCTTTCGGCAGACACCTTGCCGCGACAGGCGATGATGGAGGGGTTTGACACCCTCTGGCAGAGGATGCAGACCGAAAAGCCGCCGGGAGAATACGCGGCTGAGATCGTTCTCGACGTCCTTCAAAAGAAAAAGCCCGGCCATTTCTGA
- the fabZ gene encoding 3-hydroxyacyl-ACP dehydratase FabZ produces MTEEAKTLLSSADINEIMKLLPHRYPFLLVDRIIEIDGDDSAIGIKNVTASEPHFTGHFPGAPIMPGVLLIEGMAQTAGAICAKKEGETGNLVYFMTIDNARFRKPVVPGDRVEYHVKKQKQRGNIWKFHCDAKVDGALVAEADIGAMIVRKDQA; encoded by the coding sequence ATGACTGAGGAAGCCAAGACTTTGCTCTCTTCGGCGGATATCAACGAGATCATGAAGCTGCTGCCGCATCGTTATCCGTTCCTGCTTGTTGACCGGATTATCGAGATCGATGGCGACGATTCCGCGATCGGCATCAAGAACGTGACGGCAAGCGAACCGCACTTCACCGGTCACTTTCCGGGGGCGCCGATCATGCCGGGTGTTCTGCTCATCGAGGGCATGGCTCAGACGGCCGGCGCGATCTGCGCCAAGAAGGAAGGTGAGACCGGCAACCTGGTCTACTTCATGACGATCGACAATGCGCGCTTCCGCAAGCCGGTCGTTCCCGGTGATCGCGTCGAATATCACGTGAAGAAACAGAAACAGCGCGGTAACATCTGGAAGTTCCATTGCGATGCTAAGGTCGATGGAGCGCTCGTCGCTGAAGCCGACATCGGGGCGATGATCGTTCGCAAGGATCAGGCATGA
- a CDS encoding phosphatidate cytidylyltransferase: MQQELKLRILSGVILAVIVLLATWYGGVAFSLLSALIGLLIYYEWSTITRLATEQPVANAIGWVGQVAIAVAVVAGTFRYSLLLLSLFFLVAVGFVLVSKTSRWFPTGMMYAGLTGIALSSIRGADSVGLVAMLFVFAVVWATDILAYFVGRAIGGPKLAPKISPGKTWSGAIGGVVSAVIAGSLVTYFAFPQSVVFVAPIAFILSICSQAGDLFESFIKRRFGVKDSSRLIPGHGGIMDRVDGLIFACFAAFLLAGLFSLIKGGEMTSLGAALFGV; encoded by the coding sequence ATGCAGCAGGAGCTGAAGTTACGCATTCTCTCCGGAGTGATTCTTGCCGTCATCGTTCTGCTCGCCACCTGGTATGGTGGTGTCGCCTTTAGCCTTTTGTCCGCATTGATCGGACTGCTGATTTATTATGAATGGTCGACAATCACGAGGCTTGCGACCGAGCAACCGGTCGCCAACGCAATCGGTTGGGTGGGGCAGGTGGCGATCGCCGTGGCCGTGGTGGCTGGCACATTTCGCTATTCGCTGCTTCTCTTATCGCTGTTCTTCCTGGTTGCTGTTGGCTTCGTGCTTGTGTCGAAAACATCACGCTGGTTTCCCACGGGTATGATGTACGCCGGTCTTACCGGCATTGCGCTCTCGAGTATACGCGGCGCCGACAGTGTCGGGCTCGTTGCGATGCTCTTCGTCTTTGCAGTCGTGTGGGCAACCGACATTCTTGCCTATTTTGTCGGCCGCGCCATCGGCGGCCCGAAACTGGCGCCGAAGATATCTCCGGGAAAGACATGGTCCGGCGCCATTGGCGGTGTCGTCTCCGCAGTGATTGCCGGCAGTCTGGTTACCTATTTTGCGTTTCCGCAAAGCGTCGTGTTTGTGGCGCCGATCGCGTTCATCCTGTCGATATGTAGCCAGGCTGGCGATCTCTTCGAATCCTTCATCAAGCGCCGCTTCGGCGTCAAGGATTCGAGCCGTCTCATTCCTGGGCATGGTGGCATCATGGACCGGGTCGACGGGCTCATTTTTGCCTGCTTTGCAGCGTTCTTGCTAGCTGGGCTTTTTTCGCTGATAAAGGGCGGCGAAATGACGTCGCTCGGTGCAGCCCTGTTCGGCGTATAA
- a CDS encoding LpxI family protein, whose translation MALAGDMAKGRLAIIAGSGLLPSHVATAARQAGENPFIVALKNEADRSWEGFDHAVIGVGDFAALNRIFESNGIDRVVMSGAVRRRPEWREVRPTLKTLVKLPSTIRTLLAGGDDTVLRMVITLIEENGRRVVGAHEIAPDLLASVGPLGAVQPSADDTKDIIRAAEAADALGRLDVGQGSVSVGGRIVALEGVEGTDSMLERVANLRSAGRISARRRGVLVKLCKPQQDIRADLPSIGISTIENLRQAGLAGVTVEAGRSLILERDAVIKAADEAGIFVCGLDRGLPSWGLV comes from the coding sequence TTGGCTCTCGCTGGTGACATGGCAAAAGGCCGCTTGGCAATCATCGCGGGCAGTGGCCTTCTGCCGTCTCATGTCGCCACCGCGGCGCGGCAAGCAGGTGAGAATCCCTTCATTGTTGCGCTGAAGAACGAGGCCGACCGTTCTTGGGAAGGCTTTGACCACGCCGTCATCGGCGTCGGCGATTTCGCTGCTCTCAATCGCATCTTTGAAAGCAACGGCATAGACCGCGTCGTCATGTCTGGCGCTGTACGCCGGCGCCCGGAGTGGCGGGAAGTCCGGCCGACGCTGAAGACTCTGGTGAAATTGCCGTCGACGATCCGTACGCTGCTCGCTGGCGGCGACGATACGGTGCTGCGCATGGTAATCACCTTGATTGAAGAGAATGGACGCCGGGTCGTCGGCGCGCACGAGATCGCACCGGATCTGCTTGCATCGGTCGGTCCATTGGGCGCCGTGCAGCCAAGCGCCGACGACACGAAGGACATAATACGTGCAGCCGAAGCGGCCGATGCGCTCGGTAGGCTGGACGTTGGTCAGGGGTCGGTTTCAGTCGGCGGCCGCATCGTTGCGCTCGAAGGTGTGGAAGGCACGGACAGCATGCTGGAGCGTGTCGCGAACCTGCGGTCGGCCGGGCGAATTTCCGCGCGCCGGCGCGGAGTGCTCGTGAAACTCTGCAAGCCTCAGCAGGATATCCGCGCCGACCTGCCATCGATCGGTATTTCGACGATCGAGAACCTGCGCCAGGCGGGACTGGCCGGCGTGACCGTTGAAGCGGGCCGCTCGCTGATCCTTGAGCGTGACGCTGTCATCAAGGCCGCGGATGAGGCTGGTATTTTCGTGTGCGGACTGGATAGGGGATTGCCATCCTGGGGGTTAGTGTGA
- the rseP gene encoding RIP metalloprotease RseP, giving the protein MLGLTGILAFLTGYIVPFVLVLSLLVFVHEMGHYLVGRWSGIRILAFSIGFGPELVGFTDKHGTRWKLSLIPLGGYVRFFGDEDSSSKPDDDKLAAMSEEDRARSFAGAKLWKRAATVAAGPIANFVLAIAIFAVLFSIYGRSVADPVVAEVKQGSVAAEAGVAPGDLLIAIDGTKVETFDDVRRYVSIRPEQRIIVTIERNGEKLDVPMVPARTDMTDQFGNKIEIGLIGIVTNQEVGHFRVQTYSPLAAVKEGTIQTWHIVTGTFKYIGNLISGYMKPDQLGGPIRVAQASGQMATLGVAALLQLAAVLSVSIGLLNLMPVPVLDGGHLMFYAIEAVRGKPLGSSAQDIAFRIGLAMVLSLMVFATWNDISALIG; this is encoded by the coding sequence ATGCTTGGCTTGACCGGTATATTGGCGTTCCTGACGGGCTATATCGTGCCCTTCGTCCTCGTCTTGTCGTTGCTCGTCTTCGTGCACGAGATGGGGCACTATCTTGTCGGGCGCTGGAGCGGCATCAGGATATTGGCGTTCTCGATCGGCTTTGGCCCGGAATTGGTCGGCTTCACCGACAAGCACGGAACCCGCTGGAAGCTTTCACTGATACCGCTTGGCGGCTACGTCCGCTTTTTCGGCGATGAGGATTCATCGAGCAAGCCCGATGACGACAAGCTCGCAGCGATGTCGGAAGAGGATCGTGCGCGTTCGTTCGCCGGCGCGAAGCTGTGGAAGCGTGCCGCAACGGTTGCCGCCGGCCCAATTGCCAATTTCGTCCTGGCGATTGCGATTTTTGCGGTTCTTTTCTCGATCTACGGCCGATCGGTCGCGGATCCCGTTGTCGCGGAAGTCAAGCAGGGCAGCGTTGCTGCCGAGGCGGGCGTCGCGCCGGGTGACCTTCTGATCGCTATCGATGGCACGAAGGTCGAGACTTTCGACGACGTCCGACGCTACGTCAGCATTCGGCCCGAGCAAAGAATCATCGTGACGATCGAGCGCAACGGCGAGAAGTTGGATGTGCCGATGGTACCGGCCCGAACCGACATGACCGATCAGTTCGGCAACAAGATCGAGATCGGCCTTATCGGTATCGTCACGAACCAGGAGGTCGGTCACTTCCGGGTGCAGACCTATTCGCCGCTGGCGGCGGTCAAGGAAGGAACGATCCAGACCTGGCACATCGTAACCGGCACCTTCAAGTATATCGGCAATCTCATCTCCGGTTACATGAAGCCCGACCAGCTCGGCGGACCGATCCGTGTCGCGCAGGCTTCCGGCCAGATGGCGACACTAGGCGTTGCAGCTTTGCTGCAGCTCGCTGCTGTCTTGTCGGTTTCTATCGGATTACTGAACTTGATGCCGGTTCCGGTACTTGATGGTGGTCATTTGATGTTCTATGCGATTGAGGCGGTGAGAGGAAAACCGTTGGGATCGTCTGCCCAGGACATTGCGTTCCGCATTGGCTTGGCGATGGTTTTGAGCTTGATGGTTTTTGCCACCTGGAACGATATAAGTGCTTTGATAGGCTGA
- the bamA gene encoding outer membrane protein assembly factor BamA, whose protein sequence is MKAGSRFLNAVSAVALSAGIVASGAGATVFVSATTAEAAVIQRVDVRGASRVGAEAVRSNLTIVPGKTFSNTDIDDSVKQLYDTGYFSDVKISVSGSTLVVSVEEAQLVNQVVFNGNRKIKDDKLAAVVKTHAAGPYNEAQIQSDIQAIKDAYAATGRSEVQVTTQVVPLGEGRVNLAFVVDEGDRTKIAAINFVGNNAYSSGRLSSVIATKRSNFLSFLTRKDVYSEDKLHADEETLRQFYYNRGYADFRIISSDAAFDEATNKYTLTFNIEEGPRYNFGAVTVQSTVPGIDSTQLQGFVRTHEGQVYSAKEVQKSMEAISDQVASAGYPFARVTPRGNRDLTNNTIGVEYLVDQGERAYVERIEIRGNSRTRDFVIRREFDMSEGDAFNQQMITRAKRRLEALGYFSSVNISTQPGSSPDRVVVVVDVQDQATGSFGIGAGYAAGGDGLLLEASVEEKNFLGRGQYIKISAGGGQEGSQTYGLNFTEPYFLGYRLAVGFDLNHSQTSSNDNYDYEENSGVLRATAPITEDLATTFRYNYKQMKYDPSGSLSNLSAPYQNLVENSPWVKSSVSQTLTYNTLDDMTLPREGIYASATHEIAGLGGDSEFYKIYGKARYFHLLADDADIIGSVSGSAGYVIGFNKNLNVFDQFTLTNGDIRGFENKGIGPRIAGANDDPLGGNTYFTVSAEATFPLPAVPRDFGLRGAVFADAGTLFGNDVDPRGDSVNGVDASLRASVGVGLMWASPFGTLRVDYAIPVLKEDFDKTQHFKFGINNQF, encoded by the coding sequence ATGAAGGCTGGTTCAAGATTTTTGAACGCAGTATCGGCGGTTGCGCTGTCTGCAGGTATTGTTGCTTCGGGGGCAGGTGCAACGGTTTTCGTCTCGGCAACGACGGCAGAAGCTGCAGTCATTCAGCGTGTTGATGTACGCGGCGCAAGCCGTGTCGGCGCCGAAGCGGTACGCTCGAACCTGACGATCGTGCCTGGCAAGACCTTCTCCAACACAGACATCGATGACTCGGTGAAGCAGCTTTACGACACCGGCTATTTTTCCGACGTCAAGATCTCCGTCTCCGGTAGCACGCTGGTTGTTTCCGTTGAGGAAGCGCAGCTGGTCAACCAGGTGGTCTTCAACGGCAACCGCAAGATCAAGGACGACAAGCTCGCTGCTGTCGTGAAAACCCACGCGGCCGGACCATATAACGAAGCGCAGATCCAGTCCGACATTCAGGCAATCAAGGACGCGTACGCCGCGACCGGCCGCAGCGAAGTCCAGGTGACCACGCAGGTCGTGCCGCTCGGTGAGGGACGCGTCAATCTGGCCTTCGTCGTCGACGAAGGTGATCGCACCAAGATTGCTGCCATTAATTTCGTTGGCAACAACGCCTATAGTTCGGGTCGTCTCTCTTCGGTCATCGCGACGAAGCGCTCGAACTTTCTGTCGTTCCTGACCCGCAAGGACGTCTACAGCGAAGACAAACTTCATGCCGACGAAGAAACGCTGCGTCAGTTCTACTACAATCGCGGCTATGCCGACTTCCGTATCATCTCATCGGATGCGGCTTTCGACGAGGCAACGAACAAGTACACGCTAACCTTCAACATCGAAGAAGGTCCGCGCTATAATTTTGGTGCCGTGACGGTGCAGTCGACTGTTCCCGGTATTGATTCTACGCAGCTTCAGGGGTTCGTCCGCACGCACGAAGGTCAGGTCTACAGCGCCAAGGAAGTCCAGAAATCGATGGAAGCGATCTCCGATCAGGTCGCCTCCGCCGGATATCCGTTTGCGCGCGTGACGCCGCGCGGCAATCGTGATCTGACCAACAATACGATCGGGGTCGAATACCTCGTTGATCAGGGCGAGCGCGCCTACGTAGAGCGCATCGAAATCCGCGGCAACAGCCGTACGCGTGACTTTGTCATTCGTCGCGAGTTCGACATGAGCGAAGGCGACGCCTTCAATCAGCAGATGATCACGAGGGCCAAGCGCCGCCTCGAGGCTCTCGGCTATTTCTCGTCCGTCAACATCTCGACGCAGCCTGGCAGTTCGCCGGATCGCGTTGTTGTCGTCGTTGACGTGCAGGACCAGGCGACCGGCTCGTTCGGTATCGGCGCAGGCTATGCTGCCGGCGGCGATGGTCTGCTGCTCGAAGCATCTGTCGAGGAAAAGAACTTCCTCGGTCGCGGTCAGTACATCAAGATTAGCGCCGGTGGTGGTCAAGAAGGCTCTCAGACCTATGGCTTGAACTTCACGGAGCCCTACTTCTTGGGCTATCGCCTGGCTGTTGGTTTCGATCTTAACCACAGTCAGACGTCGAGCAACGACAACTACGACTACGAGGAAAACAGTGGCGTATTGCGCGCGACGGCGCCGATCACGGAAGATCTGGCGACGACGTTCCGCTACAACTACAAGCAGATGAAGTATGATCCCTCGGGCTCGCTGAGCAATCTGTCTGCGCCATACCAGAACCTCGTTGAAAACAGTCCGTGGGTGAAGTCGTCCGTTTCGCAGACGCTGACCTATAATACGCTCGATGACATGACGCTGCCTCGCGAAGGTATCTATGCCAGCGCCACGCATGAAATCGCTGGCCTTGGTGGCGACTCGGAATTCTACAAGATCTACGGTAAGGCGCGGTATTTCCACCTGCTTGCGGATGATGCTGATATCATCGGATCGGTTTCGGGTTCGGCGGGTTATGTCATCGGCTTTAACAAGAATCTGAACGTCTTTGATCAGTTCACGCTGACCAACGGCGATATTCGCGGCTTCGAGAACAAGGGCATCGGCCCACGCATTGCCGGGGCAAACGACGACCCGCTCGGTGGGAACACCTATTTTACGGTGTCGGCTGAAGCGACCTTCCCACTCCCTGCGGTCCCGCGTGACTTCGGCTTGCGCGGCGCCGTGTTCGCCGATGCAGGTACGCTGTTTGGCAATGATGTCGATCCGCGTGGTGATAGTGTGAACGGCGTTGATGCATCGCTCCGTGCTTCTGTCGGTGTTGGTCTTATGTGGGCGTCGCCATTCGGTACGCTGCGCGTCGACTACGCTATTCCGGTTCTCAAGGAAGACTTCGACAAAACTCAGCACTTCAAGTTTGGCATAAACAACCAATTCTGA
- the lpxA gene encoding acyl-ACP--UDP-N-acetylglucosamine O-acyltransferase, with product MSTIAATASIHAMAVVEDGAVIGENVKIGPFCHVGPKVVLGDNVELLTHAVVSGQTTIGKGCRIFPMAVIGGDPQSVHHGGEETTLTVGDNCTFREGVTVNTGTADFGGRTIVGNNNLFLANSHVAHDCRVGNNVIMSNNVMLAGHVTIEDRVILGGGCAVHQFTRVGRQAFVGGLSAVSYDVIPYGMLNGNPGLLSGLNVVGMTRAGVDRATIHAVRRAYKAIFEGDGSIRDNAAAIRDEYADCEQVMQILDFIAAESDRALSSPTRGQKG from the coding sequence ATGAGTACGATTGCAGCCACTGCCAGCATTCACGCTATGGCCGTCGTCGAAGATGGCGCCGTGATCGGCGAGAACGTCAAGATCGGCCCTTTTTGCCATGTGGGCCCGAAGGTCGTGCTGGGCGATAACGTGGAACTGCTGACGCACGCGGTTGTGTCCGGCCAGACGACGATCGGCAAGGGCTGCCGCATTTTCCCGATGGCCGTCATCGGCGGCGATCCGCAGAGCGTTCATCATGGCGGCGAAGAGACGACCTTGACGGTTGGCGACAACTGCACTTTCCGCGAAGGCGTGACGGTAAACACGGGTACCGCCGATTTCGGTGGTCGGACGATTGTCGGCAACAACAATCTCTTCCTGGCGAATTCTCATGTCGCGCATGATTGCCGGGTCGGAAACAACGTCATCATGTCCAACAATGTGATGCTGGCGGGCCACGTGACGATCGAGGATCGTGTCATTCTCGGTGGCGGCTGTGCCGTGCATCAGTTCACGCGTGTCGGCCGGCAGGCCTTTGTTGGTGGGCTCTCGGCTGTCAGCTATGATGTCATTCCCTATGGCATGCTCAATGGCAATCCAGGTCTTCTGAGCGGCCTGAACGTCGTTGGCATGACCCGCGCCGGTGTTGACCGGGCGACGATTCATGCCGTGCGCCGCGCCTACAAGGCGATCTTCGAAGGCGACGGTTCGATCCGTGACAACGCCGCCGCGATCAGGGATGAGTATGCCGATTGCGAACAGGTCATGCAGATTCTCGATTTCATTGCCGCCGAAAGCGATCGCGCGCTTTCCTCTCCGACGAGGGGACAGAAAGGGTGA
- the lpxD gene encoding UDP-3-O-(3-hydroxymyristoyl)glucosamine N-acyltransferase, with protein sequence MEQNGFFLPHDGVKLLELAQYLGAELADPKDADVVIRSVSPVSRAKAGDLCYIMSKKSKDELATCAASAVLCSVGLRSLVPDHLPVLISKNAHAAFAMAGGYLYPKALRPEALLSEASGISDRAIVDPTVRLEGKVSVEPFAVIGAHAEIGEGTHIGAGAIIGPNVKIGRNCTIAAGASVLCALVGNGVIIHNGARIGQDGFGYAPGPRGMIKIVQVGRVIIQDHVEIGANTTIDRGTMDDTVVGEGTKIDNQVQIGHNVRIGRHCAIVSQVGIAGSTVLGDGVQVGGQAGLNGHIKIGDGVQIAAKSGVIGDIPAGERYGGVPARPINDFLRETAAILARSTGSKKMGEKND encoded by the coding sequence ATGGAGCAAAATGGCTTTTTTCTGCCCCATGATGGCGTGAAACTCTTGGAGTTGGCGCAGTATCTTGGGGCAGAGCTTGCTGATCCGAAAGATGCAGATGTCGTGATCCGCTCCGTTTCGCCCGTAAGTCGGGCGAAGGCGGGTGACCTGTGTTACATCATGTCGAAGAAGAGCAAGGACGAGCTCGCGACGTGCGCGGCGTCTGCCGTCCTTTGCAGTGTCGGCCTGCGATCGCTGGTGCCGGATCATCTGCCTGTTCTGATTTCGAAGAATGCTCATGCGGCCTTTGCCATGGCTGGGGGCTATCTCTATCCGAAGGCGCTGCGCCCTGAAGCACTGTTGTCCGAAGCTTCCGGTATCTCCGATCGCGCGATCGTTGATCCGACCGTCCGGCTCGAGGGCAAGGTTTCGGTCGAGCCATTCGCGGTCATTGGTGCGCATGCTGAAATCGGTGAGGGCACACACATCGGGGCGGGCGCCATCATTGGGCCAAACGTCAAGATTGGCCGCAATTGCACGATCGCGGCTGGTGCGAGTGTGCTGTGCGCACTCGTCGGCAATGGCGTCATCATTCACAACGGTGCGCGGATCGGCCAAGATGGCTTCGGTTACGCCCCGGGCCCGCGGGGGATGATCAAGATCGTGCAGGTCGGCCGGGTCATCATCCAGGATCATGTCGAGATCGGCGCCAACACCACGATCGATCGCGGGACGATGGATGATACGGTCGTCGGCGAAGGCACAAAGATCGACAATCAGGTGCAGATCGGCCACAACGTCCGCATCGGACGCCATTGCGCCATCGTTTCTCAGGTCGGCATTGCCGGCAGCACTGTGCTCGGCGATGGCGTGCAGGTCGGCGGGCAGGCTGGACTGAACGGGCATATCAAGATCGGTGACGGAGTGCAGATCGCCGCAAAGAGCGGCGTGATCGGAGACATACCTGCCGGCGAACGCTACGGTGGCGTGCCCGCGCGTCCCATCAACGATTTTCTGCGAGAGACGGCTGCGATTTTGGCGCGATCAACGGGCAGCAAGAAAATGGGAGAAAAGAATGACTGA